A window of the Gossypium hirsutum isolate 1008001.06 chromosome A05, Gossypium_hirsutum_v2.1, whole genome shotgun sequence genome harbors these coding sequences:
- the LOC107960953 gene encoding uncharacterized protein gives MENQFLSKVEDNAAVSAWSERLQSERGDSLAEGYVSELQDFTHVNVVQNELQELRDIWVSWDEGIKQLFYQNYGDISYLLNIRVDKHLFRSLVQFWNSAYKCFTFGEVNLVPTMEEYTTLLRCPKIQVQKTYAQVFSNQAFVKKLMSISGMSEPRVTARIQQKGDSKCIPWENLRDLILMHPDERKRVDMFSLSIYGLVIFLKALSHVDEAVIDLFDRLEKGITPVPVILAENFRSLSSCQKTGEGRFIGCAQLLMVWFHGHFWKVDKVSYRVFSEGYSPLKEEAAIQRREDISEEKWMDIFQNLKEKDIEWRAYWMVPDEIVYRYALRQYKSRQFVPTTHGLAQSEFSFKDAHYKKRVQELSDAWKQTYWMKRLAIGAMVTPEYSEWFKKRINDNIPRPSLENARPIGEQLQVAPSELEIIRQDFEKKSLELGKKIEQLEEEKMHLRLEAVVQRSEAEKWKKGKTKAEEDLDSLKTDYKKLRLSMRTAGLEISDGESRKKRWELRARVAELEKSLHQYRNRNTATELRASLSRIQEMKRRIEELEASLQNCEMRIQFFEANEDRWKE, from the exons ATGGAGAATCAATTTCTTAGTAAAGTCGAGGATAATGCAGCCGTTAGTGCTTGGTCTGAGAGGCTACAATCTGAGAGGGGGGATAGCTTGGCAGAAGGGTATGTATCGGAGCTGCAGGATTTCACTCACGTCAATGTAGTACAGAATGAGCTGCAAgagttgagagacatttgggTTAGTTGGGATGAAGGGATCAAGCAGTTGTTTTACCAAAACTACGGTGACATATCCTACCTGCTAAACATTAGAGTGGATAAGCATTTGTTCCGATCCCTGGTGCAGTTTTGGAATTCTGCGtacaagtgtttcacttttggggaagtgAATTTGGTACCTACTATGGAGGAATACACTACGCTGCTTAGGTGTCCAAAGATTCAGGTCCAGAAGACTTATGCCCAGGTTTTTAGTAATCAGGCTTTCGTGAAGAAACTGATGAGCATTTCTGGGATGAGCGAGCCTCGGGTCACCGCTCGGAttcagcaaaaaggagatagcaaATGTATCCCTTGGGAAAATTTACGAGATTTGATCTTGATGCATCCAGATGAAAGAAAGAGGGTCGATATGTTTTCCTTAAGCATCTACGGATTAGTGATCTTTCTTAAGGCTTTGAGCCACGTGGACGAGGCAGTCATCGACTTGTTCGATCGCCTTGAAAAGGGAATCACACCGGTACCGGTAATATTGGCAGAAAATTTTAGATCTTTGAGCTCCTGTCAAAAGACAGGCGAGGGGCGATTTATTGGATGTGCTCAACTATTGATGGTATGGTTTCATgggcacttttggaaggtagacaAGGTTTCCTATCGAGTCTTTTCCGAAGGTTATTCCCCTTTGAAAGAAGAGGCAGCTATACAGAGGAGGGAGGATATCtcggaggagaagtggatggaTATTTTTCAGAACCTCAAGGAGAAGGATATTGAGTGGAGAGCTTattggatggttcctgatgaGATCGTGTACCGATATG CCTTGAGGCAATATAAGTCGAGGCAGTTTGTACCCACGACCCACGGACTTGCTCAGAGTGAATTCTCGTTTAAAGATGCTCACTATAAGAAGAGAGTTCAAGAGTTATCGGATGCTTGGAAGCAAACTTATTGGATGAAGAGGTTAGCCATCGGTGCCATGGTAACGCCCGAGTATAGCGAGTGGTTTAAGaagaggattaatgataatattcCTAGGCCAAGCTTAGAGAATGCTCGACCTATCGGGGAACAATTACAAGTCGCCCCATCAGAATTGGAAATTATAAGGCAAGATTTTGAGAAGAAGAGTTTGGAGCTTGGGAAGAAGATCGAACAATTGGAGGAAGAAAAGATGCACCTAAGGTTAGAAGCTGTTGTCCAGAGGTCAGAAGCTGAAAAGTGGAAAAAAGGGAAAACTAAGGCCGAAGAAGACCTAGACAGCTTAAAGACTGACTATAAGAAGTTGCGCCTGTCTATGAGAACTGCGGGGTTAG AAATAAGCGATGGGGAAAGCAGAAAAAAGCGATGGGAATTAAGAGCTAGAGTGGCAGAACTTGAGAAGTCCCTACATCAGTACCGAAACCGCAACACTGCGACAGAATTGAGGGCAAGCTTGAGCAGAATACaagaaatgaaaagaagaatAGAAGAGTTAGAGGCGTCACTGCAAAATTGTGAGATGCGGATCCAGTTTTTCGAGGCAAACGAAGATCGTTGGAAGGAGTAG
- the LOC107959769 gene encoding transcription factor TCP5 has product MIPGSEEAGSPIQEGKEDESSNKVRKGASTSSPLLRLKDPRIVRVSRAFGGKDRHSKVFTIRGLRDRRVRLSVPTAIQLYDLQDRLGLNQPSKVVDWLLNEAKHEIEELPPLPIPQGNFALNPQMPLNASQQPNKQDPTGGFWRAKSKDIVRESSKGSKRDEDASEGHQVQTDYGLQRSNHSPMPALLNNAVSMPMPMPMPYGSYYHFEPSNFPLPHLGSHGFVAPQTEEVHNFNVVPLSSTLSLSSGSQNHFQMLSSGAQNPFANPPQYSITQPDLRPFHLSIAPRLLPHSLNINGSQPGKEDEFPSK; this is encoded by the coding sequence ATGATTCCAGGTTCAGAAGAAGCGGGTTCTCCCATACAAGAAGGCAAAGAAGATGAAAGCAGCAATAAGGTGCGTAAAGGTGCATCGACTTCTTCGCCATTGTTGAGACTGAAAGATCCTCGAATCGTACGTGTTTCGCGAGCCTTTGGTGGAAAAGACAGGCACAGTAAAGTTTTCACCATTAGAGGATTGAGGGACCGGAGGGTGAGGCTTTCAGTCCCTACTGCAATTCAATTGTATGATCTTCAAGACAGACTTGGACTTAACCAGCCAAGTAAAGTTGTCGATTGGTTGCTTAATGAAGCTAAACATGAAATTGAGGAACTCCCACCACTCCCAATACCACAAGGTAACTTTGCCCTTAACCCTCAAATGCCCCTAAATGCTTCTCAGCAACCAAACAAACAAGATCCTACGGGAGGGTTTTGGAGAGCTAAATCCAAAGATATTGTGAGGGAATCAAGCAAAGGGAGCAAAAGAGATGAAGATGCAAGTGAAGGTCATCAAGTTCAAACAGATTATGGTTTACAAAGATCCAATCATTCTCCTATGCCAGCGCTGTTAAACAATGCAGTGTCAATGCCAATGCCAATGCCGATGCCATATGGTTCTTATTATCATTTTGAACCTTCCAATTTTCCTTTACCACATTTAGGAAGCCATGGATTTGTAGCACCCCAGACTGAAgaagtacacaatttcaatgttGTGCCATTGTCATCCACCTTATCTCTATCATCTGGTTCTCAAAACCATTTCCAAATGCTGAGCTCAGGTGCTCAAAACCCTTTTGCTAACCCTCCACAATACTCAATCACCCAACCTGATCTCAGACCCTTTCATTTGAGTATCGCTCCAAGGCTTCTTCCCCATTCTCTCAACATCAATGGAAGTCAGCCTGGTAAAGAAGATGAGTTTCCTTCTAAGTGA